From the genome of Armatimonadia bacterium, one region includes:
- the rho gene encoding transcription termination factor Rho translates to MLELADLQRKTVDELRSIASDMQIPGYSTARKHDLCMRILAGQSEKNGHSYRYGVLETLSDGRGILRTSGYTPDPEQDVYVADTQIKRFDLRHGDLVSGPVRPPKDTERYWSLLRVQTINGMPPEAVRGRPHFEDLTPIYPMDRLRFETENPSNTTGRMLDLVTPVGRGQRGLIVAPPKAGKTTIIKQVANCLTQNYDDIRLMVLLIDERPEEVTDIARSVDGEVISSTFDEMPENHMRVAELVLARAKRLVEQGEDVVILMDSITRLARASNLTIEPSGRTLSGGLDPAALYRPKRFLGAARNIENGGSLTILATILIDTGSRMDEMIFEEFKATGNMDLVLSRDLANRGTFPAVDIAKSNTRHQELLFSDEEMQSVWQLRRALNAMETVDATETLIQGLRRTKTNQEFLSMAMGSFKRR, encoded by the coding sequence ATGCTCGAACTGGCAGACCTGCAGCGAAAGACGGTTGACGAACTCCGCAGCATCGCCTCGGACATGCAGATTCCGGGCTACTCCACGGCGCGCAAGCACGATCTGTGCATGAGGATCCTTGCGGGCCAGAGCGAAAAGAACGGCCACAGCTACCGCTATGGCGTTCTGGAGACCCTCTCTGATGGCCGTGGCATCCTGCGCACCAGCGGCTACACGCCCGATCCGGAGCAGGACGTCTACGTGGCCGACACGCAGATCAAGCGCTTCGATCTGCGCCACGGCGACCTGGTCAGTGGTCCGGTGCGCCCACCGAAGGACACGGAGCGATACTGGTCCCTGCTGCGCGTCCAGACGATCAACGGAATGCCGCCCGAGGCAGTGCGCGGTCGGCCCCACTTCGAAGACCTGACCCCGATCTACCCCATGGACCGTCTTCGGTTTGAGACCGAGAACCCAAGCAACACCACGGGGCGTATGCTGGACTTGGTGACCCCGGTAGGACGAGGGCAGCGCGGTCTCATCGTTGCGCCCCCGAAGGCCGGCAAGACGACAATCATCAAGCAGGTCGCCAACTGCCTCACCCAGAACTACGACGACATTCGGCTCATGGTGCTGCTCATCGACGAACGCCCTGAAGAGGTCACGGACATCGCCCGCTCGGTCGACGGCGAGGTCATTAGCTCGACCTTCGACGAGATGCCGGAGAACCACATGCGGGTCGCCGAGCTGGTCCTGGCACGCGCAAAGCGTCTCGTCGAGCAGGGCGAGGATGTCGTGATCCTGATGGACAGCATCACGCGTCTGGCCCGTGCGAGCAACCTGACCATTGAGCCCAGCGGCCGAACGCTGTCCGGCGGTCTTGACCCGGCGGCTCTGTATCGACCCAAGCGTTTCCTGGGCGCTGCCCGCAACATCGAAAACGGCGGCAGCCTGACCATCCTTGCGACTATCCTCATCGACACCGGCAGCCGAATGGACGAGATGATCTTCGAGGAGTTCAAGGCGACCGGCAACATGGACCTGGTGCTCTCCCGCGACCTGGCGAACCGTGGCACCTTCCCGGCCGTCGATATCGCCAAGTCCAACACGCGCCATCAGGAGCTGCTGTTCTCCGACGAAGAGATGCAGAGCGTGTGGCAGTTGCGCCGCGCTCTGAACGCGATGGAGACCGTGGACGCTACCGAGACCCTCATCCAGGGCCTGCGACGCACGAAGACAAACCAGGAATTCCTGAGCATGGCGATGGGGTCCTTCAAGCGCCGCTAG
- a CDS encoding glycosyltransferase, translating into MRIAIFTNTYHPTLNGVANCVDAYRRGLESRGHEVYIFAPCPGDYDPETDPPRVLRFPAVPMPGDWDYDIAFPYSKPVLSALRETGFDLVHTQHPMWVGVWGGWFARWAGLPLVTTVHTEYELYARLVPLPEALVDAYLKTSVTSYLNKAQVVTTPVASARQRLRAQGVVSPIEIVPNPIELDRLPQPEGPRIRQQHNLAPDSFVMGFIGRLSPEKDLPTVLEAAAKVMAQNPRAVFLMVGDGAERRELQTFVDDLGIADRVTFTGVVEHEDVPHYQAALDVFMTASMSETQPLSYTEAMAVGTPVVAVRAPGAQDMIEHGQTGLLSDAEEGAEGLATQVLRLMEDPSLSSGITQRALQHVRSYDLSVVTDRLLAVYALAQERHKAEEEPPRRKRRTS; encoded by the coding sequence GTGCGCATCGCGATTTTCACGAACACCTACCATCCGACCCTCAACGGCGTCGCCAACTGCGTCGATGCCTATCGACGTGGTCTGGAGTCCCGTGGGCACGAGGTCTACATCTTCGCGCCCTGCCCCGGCGACTATGACCCCGAGACCGACCCACCGCGGGTGCTACGCTTCCCGGCCGTCCCAATGCCCGGCGACTGGGACTATGACATCGCCTTCCCCTACTCGAAGCCCGTGCTGAGCGCTCTGCGCGAGACCGGCTTCGACCTGGTGCACACCCAGCACCCGATGTGGGTGGGCGTCTGGGGAGGCTGGTTTGCTCGCTGGGCAGGTCTCCCGCTGGTCACCACTGTGCATACCGAGTACGAGCTCTACGCTCGCCTTGTTCCGCTCCCTGAAGCCCTCGTCGATGCCTACCTGAAGACCAGCGTCACCAGCTACCTGAACAAGGCCCAGGTTGTGACTACACCCGTGGCCTCGGCACGGCAACGTCTGCGAGCCCAGGGCGTTGTCTCCCCCATCGAGATCGTCCCAAACCCGATCGAACTCGATAGGCTACCACAACCCGAGGGGCCGCGGATTCGGCAACAACACAACCTCGCCCCCGACAGCTTCGTCATGGGCTTCATCGGACGGCTGTCGCCGGAGAAGGACCTGCCGACAGTGCTGGAGGCAGCGGCCAAGGTGATGGCCCAGAACCCGCGCGCCGTGTTCCTGATGGTGGGAGATGGAGCCGAACGCCGGGAGCTGCAGACCTTCGTCGACGACCTGGGGATCGCCGACCGTGTGACCTTCACCGGCGTCGTGGAGCATGAGGACGTCCCACACTATCAGGCAGCCTTGGACGTGTTTATGACCGCCAGCATGAGCGAGACCCAGCCGCTGTCGTACACTGAGGCGATGGCGGTCGGCACCCCGGTGGTGGCGGTTCGAGCGCCGGGCGCGCAGGACATGATTGAGCATGGGCAGACGGGGCTGTTGAGTGATGCGGAGGAGGGTGCCGAGGGCCTTGCGACCCAGGTGCTGCGCCTCATGGAGGACCCGTCTCTGAGCTCGGGGATTACACAGCGGGCCCTGCAGCATGTTCGCAGCTATGACCTGTCGGTGGTCACCGACCGGCTGCTCGCAGTCTACGCCCTGGCGCAGGAACGGCACAAGGCTGAGGAAGAGCCACCCCGCCGCAAGCGCCGCACGTCCTGA
- a CDS encoding glycosyltransferase family 39 protein, whose translation MQAEPSPLGPPSRLGALLSLGSLVVFALLLIPALGSREFWTDEVVTAGHVVALNNTYDAFHPRAYYLLLFEWKQLFGDSDLALRAFSLPWAFLAWFLLLRLSRLIVPAPEALLGQWLFVLSPFVVLYFRMARFYSLVTAAALLVAYAALLVLQQGRWRHWLLLGFSCLGLLTVSYSASVLLAPLMLLCAWRAWQRRQLPRLIICALPYLPFLVYLCLHLPATAQRISTIEAAGHANFLRNLVVMLGFPVYSLLMGETTDPWRIYLTVPALLVGLLALLRGIRREGTSSVEGWPLVVWAWPLAVVTVSLVVAFVARSEPLNSTARSAIFAAPLAYLVLAVGLTGLQRRGLRAFAIALFLVADVYGLANYYLGRQFLNPAYAVPWREIVGAIEARQQPSDLVLSYFDSTPQRYGSLPNLIVGRPDFFPEALVPVQEWPRCGTRLWLIARDRGSGEARRLQGETIEQLTPRASRVEVLSFMPYETLDRRIREAVLHRPVEEAYVRVYLFTPPEPTQKRAP comes from the coding sequence ATGCAGGCTGAACCGTCGCCCCTTGGCCCGCCCTCTCGTCTGGGAGCCCTGCTGAGCCTGGGCTCCCTGGTCGTCTTTGCCCTCCTCCTGATCCCTGCTCTGGGCAGCCGCGAGTTCTGGACTGACGAGGTCGTCACCGCCGGTCATGTGGTCGCCCTCAACAACACCTACGACGCCTTTCACCCCCGCGCGTACTATCTTCTCCTGTTCGAGTGGAAGCAGCTCTTTGGGGACTCTGACCTGGCTCTGCGAGCTTTCTCCTTGCCCTGGGCGTTCCTGGCCTGGTTCCTGCTCCTGCGCCTCTCCAGGCTGATCGTCCCAGCGCCTGAGGCCCTGCTGGGGCAATGGCTCTTCGTGCTGTCGCCCTTCGTCGTGCTCTACTTCCGGATGGCGCGGTTCTACTCGCTGGTGACGGCCGCTGCCTTGTTGGTCGCTTACGCCGCGTTGCTGGTCCTGCAGCAGGGCCGTTGGCGCCACTGGCTGCTGTTGGGGTTCTCCTGCCTGGGGCTGCTGACGGTCAGCTACTCGGCCTCAGTGCTACTGGCGCCGCTGATGCTGCTCTGCGCCTGGCGGGCCTGGCAGCGCCGTCAGCTCCCTCGGCTGATCATCTGTGCACTGCCCTATCTGCCCTTCCTCGTCTACCTCTGCTTGCATCTGCCGGCGACGGCCCAGCGCATCTCGACGATTGAGGCGGCCGGTCATGCCAACTTCCTGCGCAACCTCGTTGTCATGCTCGGTTTCCCTGTCTACTCGCTTCTGATGGGGGAGACCACCGACCCCTGGCGGATCTACCTGACTGTTCCGGCGTTGCTGGTGGGTTTGCTTGCCCTTCTGCGTGGGATCAGGCGGGAGGGCACGTCGAGTGTCGAGGGCTGGCCACTGGTGGTGTGGGCCTGGCCTCTGGCCGTGGTCACGGTGTCGCTGGTCGTCGCCTTCGTGGCCCGCAGCGAGCCGCTGAACAGCACCGCCCGTTCGGCCATCTTCGCCGCACCCCTGGCCTATCTGGTGCTCGCCGTCGGACTCACGGGTCTGCAGCGCCGAGGCCTTCGTGCCTTTGCGATCGCCCTGTTCCTGGTAGCGGATGTCTACGGGCTGGCGAACTACTACCTCGGGCGCCAGTTCCTCAACCCCGCCTATGCGGTGCCCTGGCGCGAGATCGTGGGGGCGATCGAGGCCCGGCAGCAACCCTCCGACCTGGTCCTCTCCTACTTCGACAGCACGCCGCAGCGTTACGGGAGCCTTCCCAACCTCATCGTCGGGCGTCCGGACTTCTTCCCGGAGGCGTTGGTGCCTGTACAGGAGTGGCCACGCTGCGGGACTCGACTGTGGCTTATCGCCAGGGATCGTGGTTCAGGGGAGGCGCGGCGTCTGCAAGGTGAGACGATCGAGCAGCTTACGCCGCGGGCGTCGCGCGTTGAGGTGCTCTCCTTCATGCCCTACGAGACCCTGGACCGCAGAATCCGCGAGGCGGTCCTGCACCGGCCAGTCGAAGAGGCTTACGTGAGGGTGTACCTGTTCACGCCACCGGAGCCCACGCAGAAGCGAGCGCCGTGA
- a CDS encoding tetratricopeptide repeat protein — MPLLICPNCGQSYNPRYIMYCARCGEPVPNERGKLPRPGPYDGLGSRGGFQGTRRAPTHAATSGAPSAEPRPLTQAVQDIVLEYRNHLVDKPEDHETRFSLALAYLYAGQWQQAETELVTVAEALPDLADVHARLALCRARLGRVSEALASARRALQLEPENPRYRSLVEQLERAGANAG; from the coding sequence ATGCCCTTGCTGATCTGCCCGAACTGCGGGCAGTCCTACAACCCGCGGTACATTATGTACTGCGCCCGATGCGGCGAGCCGGTTCCGAACGAGCGCGGGAAGCTTCCGCGCCCGGGGCCCTACGACGGCTTGGGCTCACGTGGTGGCTTCCAGGGCACCCGACGTGCCCCGACCCACGCTGCGACGTCCGGTGCACCCTCTGCTGAGCCGCGACCGCTTACGCAGGCCGTGCAGGACATCGTGCTCGAATACCGCAACCACCTCGTCGACAAGCCCGAGGACCATGAGACGCGCTTCTCGCTCGCGCTGGCCTACCTGTACGCAGGGCAATGGCAGCAGGCCGAGACAGAGCTGGTGACCGTGGCTGAGGCCCTGCCCGACCTCGCCGATGTCCACGCTCGACTGGCCCTCTGCAGGGCGCGGCTGGGACGGGTCTCGGAGGCCCTCGCGTCGGCTCGTCGTGCACTCCAGCTTGAGCCCGAGAACCCTCGCTACCGCTCCCTGGTCGAGCAACTCGAGCGAGCCGGTGCCAATGCAGGCTGA
- the trxB gene encoding thioredoxin-disulfide reductase codes for MATNMTKELVVVGGGVAGCTAAIYAKRYNLDLVLLEKAAPGGQTATASHIENYPGFPEGISGIELAERVHQQAQNLEVDFLLGVAQGAQREDKGWLLSTSKGPILTTALVVATGASPRHLKVPGERELFGMGVSYCATCDGMFYRGKTVAVIGGGNTAVDEAVYLSDLCEKVYLVHRRKELRAEAFLQERAFARPNLEFVWDSVPTQVLGSGEVSGLRVQNKNTLEERDIPLDGVFVAIGHEPQTDWLAGVVALENGFIVTDCNMATSAPGIFAAGDIRNTPLRQITTAVGDASIAAYSAWQYVLRTR; via the coding sequence GTGGCCACGAACATGACCAAAGAGCTGGTGGTAGTCGGCGGCGGTGTGGCCGGCTGCACCGCAGCGATCTATGCGAAGCGCTACAACCTCGACCTGGTTCTGCTCGAAAAGGCTGCTCCAGGTGGGCAGACGGCTACGGCGTCGCACATCGAAAACTACCCGGGCTTTCCCGAGGGCATCAGTGGTATCGAGCTGGCAGAGCGAGTGCACCAGCAAGCCCAGAACCTCGAGGTGGATTTCCTTCTCGGTGTCGCCCAGGGCGCTCAGCGCGAGGACAAGGGCTGGCTGCTCTCGACCTCGAAGGGCCCGATCCTGACGACGGCGCTTGTCGTCGCGACCGGAGCATCGCCACGGCATCTCAAGGTCCCTGGTGAGCGTGAGCTCTTCGGGATGGGTGTCTCATACTGCGCCACCTGTGACGGGATGTTCTATCGCGGCAAAACCGTGGCCGTGATCGGTGGCGGAAACACCGCAGTCGACGAGGCCGTCTACCTGTCCGACCTGTGCGAGAAGGTCTACCTGGTTCACCGTCGCAAGGAGCTCCGTGCCGAGGCCTTTCTGCAGGAGCGCGCCTTCGCTCGCCCGAACCTGGAATTCGTCTGGGACTCGGTTCCCACGCAGGTCCTGGGCAGCGGCGAGGTCAGTGGTCTGCGGGTGCAGAACAAGAACACCCTGGAGGAGCGCGACATCCCGCTCGACGGTGTCTTCGTCGCCATCGGTCACGAGCCGCAGACTGACTGGCTTGCCGGCGTGGTTGCGCTCGAGAACGGGTTCATCGTGACCGACTGTAACATGGCGACTTCGGCGCCGGGCATCTTCGCCGCCGGGGACATCCGCAACACACCGCTGCGGCAGATCACCACGGCGGTCGGAGACGCGTCGATTGCTGCTTACTCGGCCTGGCAGTACGTCCTGCGGACACGCTGA
- a CDS encoding copper amine oxidase N-terminal domain-containing protein, which produces MPKHLILCLCAVALVVPSFADSRILDSGAPLAIQLQADDAILDTAAGPAVRGTLVLSPAPLKPACDKLLFFVDDQVKLESTEANPTFALDTTKLEDGEHALRIEAHRKGGLFISTGSLQIQVANKGGSAVLGAFDKVTPDEPAPPFEKLYRARLSQEAIWFNGQEGDVERHPFISSDRMYVTLTDLLRHIGGRLVWGPKSDYVEVYRNDKTVRVVPGSKIVKVNNVPVDLKDPVITRGGLAYVPARAFCGLFNIYVEWSKPENRAYVYAPQPGYAIERRDYPWMTNAAGYRTTFGAEPGRLSFDNHSGLPIHILFQGNGFRADFQVRGLSGMGPVYLPAGTYRATVWSRQGEDFETYVSVVSGIHEHFDITVGGMTLDKEQR; this is translated from the coding sequence GTGCCCAAGCACCTCATTCTCTGCCTCTGCGCCGTTGCTTTGGTCGTCCCCAGCTTCGCCGACTCCAGGATTCTGGACAGCGGCGCGCCGCTGGCGATCCAGCTCCAAGCCGACGACGCCATCCTCGACACTGCAGCAGGACCGGCGGTGCGCGGGACTCTCGTCCTGTCTCCCGCACCCCTCAAGCCTGCCTGCGACAAGCTGCTGTTCTTTGTCGACGACCAGGTCAAGCTCGAGTCCACAGAGGCCAACCCCACCTTCGCGCTGGATACCACCAAGCTCGAAGATGGTGAGCACGCCCTGCGTATCGAGGCCCATCGCAAGGGCGGGCTCTTCATCAGCACCGGCTCCCTGCAGATTCAGGTAGCAAACAAGGGAGGCTCTGCTGTCCTGGGCGCCTTTGATAAGGTCACGCCCGACGAACCGGCGCCGCCCTTCGAGAAGCTGTATCGTGCCCGGCTCTCGCAGGAGGCCATCTGGTTCAACGGTCAGGAGGGAGACGTCGAGCGTCATCCCTTCATCAGCAGCGACCGCATGTACGTAACCCTCACCGACCTGCTGCGCCACATCGGTGGCCGGCTCGTCTGGGGGCCGAAGTCGGACTACGTCGAGGTCTACCGCAACGACAAGACCGTGCGCGTAGTCCCCGGCAGCAAGATCGTCAAGGTCAACAACGTCCCCGTTGACCTCAAGGACCCGGTCATCACCCGCGGCGGCCTGGCTTACGTTCCGGCGCGAGCCTTCTGCGGCCTCTTCAACATCTACGTCGAGTGGAGCAAGCCGGAGAACCGAGCGTACGTCTACGCTCCGCAGCCGGGCTACGCTATCGAGCGACGCGATTACCCCTGGATGACCAACGCGGCCGGCTATCGCACGACCTTCGGTGCCGAGCCGGGACGACTGAGCTTCGACAACCATAGTGGCCTGCCCATCCACATTCTCTTCCAGGGCAACGGCTTCCGCGCTGACTTCCAGGTCCGCGGTCTCAGTGGCATGGGGCCAGTCTACCTGCCGGCAGGAACCTACCGGGCTACCGTCTGGTCACGGCAGGGCGAGGACTTCGAGACCTACGTGTCCGTCGTCTCCGGCATCCACGAGCACTTCGATATCACGGTCGGCGGCATGACCCTGGACAAAGAGCAGCGCTAG
- a CDS encoding Xaa-Pro peptidase family protein encodes MTTCAPRRRRLRQWLAENNCDAFVVTSSANVFYLSGFRGEGVLVIGARDGLSTDRRYEIEAASVPGRWQVYHHREGHLSGAAEHLRKLEAKRVAFEANHLVYSGFETLAGQVGGLDPVPTRQVIERLRAVKDRAEIAQMAHAAQIMDGALERVARKLKAGKVERDMARELEHLALTDGAESMAFETILAFGPSAALPHARPGDRVLESGQVVTIDCGAKAGGYCSDITRTYVVGKPDKTTREVYQAVYDAQQAAVKAARAGMRAAELDAIARESLSRSGFVNEFSHGLGHGVGLEVHELPRVSPRSEDVLEPGMVITIEPGVYLEGWGGVRIEDSVVITKSGCEVLTQASKYQLR; translated from the coding sequence ATGACGACTTGCGCGCCCCGGAGACGGCGGCTGCGCCAGTGGCTCGCCGAGAACAACTGCGACGCCTTCGTTGTCACCTCGTCGGCGAACGTGTTCTACCTGTCAGGCTTCCGCGGCGAGGGAGTGCTGGTGATCGGTGCCCGCGATGGTCTGAGCACCGATCGTCGCTATGAGATCGAGGCAGCCTCCGTTCCCGGGCGCTGGCAGGTCTATCACCATCGCGAGGGACACCTGAGCGGCGCCGCCGAGCACCTGCGGAAGCTCGAGGCCAAGCGTGTAGCCTTCGAAGCGAACCACCTGGTATACTCGGGCTTCGAGACTTTGGCCGGCCAGGTGGGCGGGCTTGACCCGGTGCCCACTCGCCAGGTCATCGAGCGCCTGCGGGCCGTGAAGGATCGCGCTGAGATCGCCCAGATGGCTCATGCGGCACAGATCATGGACGGCGCTCTCGAGCGCGTGGCGCGGAAGCTCAAGGCCGGGAAGGTCGAGCGAGACATGGCCAGGGAGCTGGAGCACCTGGCCCTCACCGACGGCGCAGAGAGCATGGCTTTCGAGACCATTCTGGCCTTCGGACCATCCGCTGCTCTTCCGCATGCGCGCCCGGGCGACCGTGTACTGGAGAGTGGCCAGGTCGTCACTATCGACTGCGGCGCGAAGGCCGGCGGGTACTGCTCGGACATCACGCGAACCTACGTGGTCGGCAAGCCGGACAAGACGACGCGCGAAGTGTACCAGGCGGTGTATGACGCGCAGCAGGCGGCCGTGAAGGCTGCACGGGCTGGAATGCGAGCGGCCGAGCTGGACGCAATCGCTCGCGAGAGCCTCAGTCGGAGCGGGTTCGTGAACGAGTTCAGCCACGGCCTCGGACACGGGGTCGGGCTGGAAGTGCACGAGCTGCCCAGAGTGAGCCCTCGCAGCGAAGACGTGCTGGAACCGGGGATGGTCATCACCATCGAGCCGGGGGTGTACCTCGAGGGCTGGGGCGGCGTGAGGATCGAGGACAGCGTTGTGATCACGAAGTCGGGCTGTGAGGTGCTGACTCAGGCATCGAAGTACCAGCTCCGATAG
- the aroQ gene encoding type II 3-dehydroquinate dehydratase, whose protein sequence is MPRVLVVHGPNLNMLGMREPQIYGSHTLEEINAMLREVAEELGVELRIMQSNFEGELVEAIHKAHGWADAIILNPAGYTHTSVVLRDALMTVRLPTIEVHLSNIWAREEWREKSVTAPACVGVIAGFQSMSYVLALRAAVSLVERGSR, encoded by the coding sequence ATGCCGCGAGTGTTGGTCGTACACGGCCCCAACCTCAATATGCTGGGGATGCGTGAGCCGCAGATCTACGGAAGCCACACCCTGGAAGAGATCAACGCAATGCTGCGCGAAGTGGCTGAGGAGCTTGGCGTGGAGTTGCGCATCATGCAGTCGAACTTCGAGGGTGAGCTGGTCGAGGCGATCCACAAGGCCCATGGCTGGGCGGACGCCATCATCCTTAACCCTGCCGGCTACACGCACACCAGTGTCGTCCTGCGCGATGCACTGATGACCGTTAGGCTCCCGACTATTGAGGTACACCTGAGCAACATCTGGGCGCGAGAGGAGTGGCGGGAGAAGTCGGTCACTGCTCCGGCTTGCGTGGGAGTCATCGCGGGCTTCCAGTCCATGAGTTACGTGCTGGCGCTTCGGGCTGCCGTTTCGCTGGTCGAGCGAGGGTCTCGATGA
- a CDS encoding O-antigen ligase family protein: MRSSQVAMTLSRVLLLALMALAPVALGRLQPWETLALLLTVSVSVFLWVVVARRRLHLLQNPADYLLWAGLLLCVAACWRSVSLYESLLALALMLSGLLVFALARQALAEDFWRRLGWYCLVAGAAAAGLWGLREYLAQAHLAGQTSWRAFGSFYNPNCLGGYLALLLPVPIALVLGAQTRSRTPAPPAASPGKRKRQPEPEPEPAPRYPEIIFASATLILGLGLLVTGSKGGLLAALVGVLLFALLGAGRDTRMGRLLRWASLGVVLAAILAALFFPPIHNRLVTAFSSQQSSSSFRVWTWKAALHMVAARPLLGFGPGTFSRALPAYALAGYTRQAHQTPLQLASENGIPATALFLGGIAATLWILGRRAGRCELAPRLLVGAAVGAAVGFWVHNLVDYTFYLAAFQVGFWGVLGLAMTESAADSPAEQEAPVSSATAWSVAVVSVLLTLAAGIGLASEINLAAGRELARMGATGLARQRLERVLPLNAYRWAELSRLEERDAQAGDPQSLQRALDLRRHAAALQPTEPSHWLSLGRLQLDANDLKAAEETYRHCLELQPTSTIALAALAETLDRQGKHEEALATYRRLADLYDTPVRTAQAVEFFIDESYVFAWLALGRDAAEHGDYRRTAQEAQKAIETADAYLNAQKGFQEVLGMAGQYDPQRLEKVQRAAEEAHELQDSARSKQSARP, encoded by the coding sequence ATGCGCTCCTCACAGGTAGCCATGACGCTCTCCCGGGTTCTTCTCCTGGCGCTGATGGCGCTTGCCCCGGTTGCCCTTGGACGGTTGCAGCCCTGGGAGACCCTGGCCCTCCTGCTGACGGTCTCCGTGTCCGTGTTCCTCTGGGTTGTAGTGGCTCGTCGGCGGCTGCACCTGCTGCAGAACCCGGCCGACTACCTTCTCTGGGCAGGTCTGCTGCTCTGCGTGGCGGCCTGTTGGCGTTCTGTATCCCTGTACGAGTCCCTGCTGGCACTGGCCTTGATGCTGTCCGGTCTGCTGGTGTTCGCGCTGGCCCGTCAGGCTCTTGCTGAGGACTTCTGGCGTCGTCTGGGGTGGTACTGCCTGGTGGCCGGGGCCGCTGCCGCCGGCCTGTGGGGACTGCGTGAGTACCTGGCCCAGGCGCATCTCGCCGGTCAGACGAGCTGGCGCGCCTTCGGCTCCTTCTACAACCCGAACTGCCTCGGCGGCTACCTCGCTCTCCTCTTGCCGGTTCCGATTGCCCTGGTTCTGGGTGCACAGACACGGTCACGAACCCCGGCGCCACCGGCTGCGAGCCCGGGCAAGCGCAAGCGTCAACCTGAGCCCGAGCCTGAGCCTGCTCCGCGGTACCCGGAGATCATCTTCGCTTCGGCCACGCTGATTCTCGGCCTCGGACTGCTGGTCACCGGCTCAAAGGGCGGTCTCCTGGCGGCGCTGGTCGGCGTTCTGCTGTTTGCGCTCCTGGGCGCCGGTCGAGACACTCGCATGGGACGCCTGCTTCGCTGGGCCAGTCTCGGCGTCGTCCTGGCGGCGATCCTTGCGGCTCTGTTCTTCCCACCAATCCACAACCGCCTCGTTACGGCTTTCTCGTCTCAGCAGTCCTCCAGTTCTTTCCGTGTGTGGACCTGGAAGGCTGCGCTACACATGGTCGCCGCACGTCCTCTCCTGGGCTTCGGCCCCGGTACCTTCTCCCGGGCGCTGCCGGCCTATGCGCTGGCAGGCTACACCCGTCAGGCACACCAGACGCCGCTGCAGTTGGCCTCCGAGAACGGCATCCCGGCGACGGCCCTGTTCCTGGGCGGTATTGCTGCCACGCTGTGGATCCTAGGTCGACGCGCTGGACGGTGCGAGTTGGCTCCCCGGCTTCTCGTTGGCGCTGCGGTGGGGGCCGCCGTAGGCTTCTGGGTGCACAACCTGGTTGACTACACCTTCTATCTTGCCGCCTTCCAGGTGGGGTTCTGGGGAGTGCTCGGGCTTGCCATGACCGAGTCCGCCGCCGACTCACCGGCTGAGCAGGAGGCCCCGGTGAGCTCTGCGACTGCCTGGTCCGTGGCCGTGGTCTCCGTACTCCTGACACTTGCCGCCGGGATTGGCCTCGCCTCCGAGATCAACCTCGCCGCAGGTCGCGAGTTGGCCCGCATGGGAGCCACAGGACTTGCCCGGCAGCGACTGGAGCGGGTGCTGCCTCTCAATGCCTACCGCTGGGCAGAGCTGTCGCGTCTGGAGGAACGGGATGCGCAGGCCGGCGACCCGCAAAGCCTGCAGCGGGCCCTGGACCTGCGACGCCATGCCGCTGCGCTTCAACCCACCGAGCCCAGTCACTGGCTGAGTCTGGGTCGCCTGCAGCTGGACGCCAACGACCTCAAGGCGGCGGAAGAGACCTATCGCCATTGCCTGGAGCTCCAGCCGACCTCGACGATCGCTCTGGCCGCCCTGGCCGAGACCCTGGACCGTCAGGGCAAGCACGAGGAGGCACTGGCGACCTACCGCCGTCTCGCCGACCTGTACGACACTCCGGTCCGTACCGCGCAGGCGGTGGAGTTCTTCATCGATGAGAGCTATGTCTTCGCGTGGCTGGCCCTTGGTCGGGATGCCGCAGAGCATGGCGACTACCGGCGAACTGCGCAGGAGGCTCAGAAGGCCATCGAGACCGCAGACGCCTACCTGAACGCGCAGAAGGGCTTCCAGGAAGTCCTCGGTATGGCCGGGCAGTATGACCCGCAGCGCCTTGAGAAGGTCCAAAGGGCGGCCGAAGAGGCACACGAACTGCAGGACTCCGCTCGGAGCAAACAATCCGCTCGCCCCTGA